Proteins encoded together in one Deltaproteobacteria bacterium window:
- a CDS encoding cation transporter has product MTLGFMAIEVMGGWMTNSLALVSDAAHMFTDAIALGLGLFGLWIADQPATEHKTYGYHRAEILVALVNGLVLWLVVLGVFWEAWQRAMQPPEVHGAGVLGVATIGLGVNLVSAWILSGTASSNVSVRGALLHVLSDLLGSVGVIASGLVILTTGWNAADAVASVIIAILILVSSFGLIREAVDVLMEAAPRHIDLEELRRILEAVPGAMEIHDLHVWSLTTGHCALSAHAVVDGTTTSDGVLEEMSDRLAERFGIHHVTIQLEVRNRRHAEPSH; this is encoded by the coding sequence TTGACCCTCGGATTCATGGCGATCGAGGTGATGGGTGGCTGGATGACGAACAGCCTCGCGCTCGTCAGTGACGCCGCGCACATGTTCACCGACGCGATTGCGCTCGGCTTGGGGCTGTTCGGCCTCTGGATCGCCGACCAGCCTGCGACCGAGCACAAGACCTACGGGTACCATCGGGCCGAGATCTTGGTGGCGCTCGTGAACGGACTCGTCTTGTGGCTGGTCGTACTCGGGGTGTTCTGGGAAGCGTGGCAGCGGGCGATGCAGCCGCCCGAGGTGCACGGGGCCGGGGTGCTCGGCGTCGCAACGATCGGTCTCGGAGTCAATCTCGTTTCCGCGTGGATCCTTTCGGGGACCGCCAGCAGCAACGTCAGTGTACGCGGGGCGCTGCTCCATGTGCTCTCGGATCTCCTGGGCTCCGTCGGGGTGATCGCGTCCGGGCTGGTGATCCTCACCACCGGGTGGAACGCCGCCGACGCCGTCGCGAGCGTCATCATCGCGATTCTGATCCTCGTGAGTTCCTTTGGACTCATCCGGGAGGCCGTCGACGTGCTCATGGAGGCGGCGCCGCGGCATATCGATCTGGAGGAGCTGCGGCGGATCCTGGAGGCGGTGCCGGGTGCCATGGAAATCCACGACCTGCATGTCTGGAGCCTGACGACCGGTCACTGCGCGCTGTCGGCTCATGCGGTCGTCGACGGCACGACGACGAGCGACGGCGTCCTCGAGGAGATGAGCGACCGCTTGGCGGAGCGTTTCGGGATCCATCACGTCACGATTCAGCTCGAGGTCCGAAATCGCCGGCATGCCGAGCCGTCGCACTGA
- a CDS encoding peptidoglycan DD-metalloendopeptidase family protein gives MGLGLGLVLVALAGCGIGHGRSSSLARGDGVYHVVRRGENLYRIGKAYGIAHTELARANAIEDASRLEVGQRIFVPGGRRSLPVNLITPEHAVTEPPPAGDFPQGAGVFIWPLVSGTLTSNFGPRGRSFHDGIDIGAPPGTVVRASRDGDVIYSDTLRGYGNVIIVQHAGGYATVYAHNEENLVGAGSKVRQGQPVAKVGRSGRTSGPNLHFEIRKDNVARNPIYFLPSQTVQRAKDSPT, from the coding sequence ATGGGCCTTGGGCTCGGTCTCGTCCTGGTGGCGCTTGCGGGTTGCGGCATCGGGCACGGACGATCGAGCTCGCTAGCGAGAGGCGACGGAGTCTATCACGTCGTTCGGCGCGGCGAGAATCTCTATCGGATCGGTAAGGCCTACGGTATTGCGCACACGGAACTCGCGCGCGCCAACGCGATCGAGGACGCGAGTCGTCTCGAGGTCGGACAGCGCATCTTCGTGCCTGGTGGACGGCGCTCGCTCCCGGTGAACCTCATCACTCCCGAGCATGCCGTGACCGAGCCGCCACCGGCGGGTGACTTTCCGCAGGGTGCCGGCGTGTTCATTTGGCCGCTCGTGAGCGGAACGTTGACGTCGAATTTTGGCCCGCGCGGACGGAGCTTTCACGACGGCATCGACATCGGAGCGCCACCGGGGACGGTCGTCCGCGCGTCCCGCGACGGTGACGTCATCTACAGCGATACGCTACGGGGGTACGGGAACGTCATCATCGTGCAGCATGCCGGTGGCTACGCGACCGTCTATGCGCACAACGAAGAAAACCTCGTAGGCGCGGGTTCGAAAGTCCGACAAGGTCAGCCGGTCGCCAAGGTGGGGCGCAGTGGACGAACGTCCGGTCCGAACTTGCACTTCGAGATCCGAAAGGACAACGTCGCACGGAACCCCATCTATTTCCTTCCCAGCCAGACCGTGCAGCGCGCAAAGGACAGCCCGACATGA
- a CDS encoding adenine phosphoribosyltransferase yields the protein MTDAELKTYVRDIPDFPKPGIVFKDITPLLASGGALQEVVDRIADRYRGAIDIVLGIESRGFIIGAAVAYRLGLGLALVRKPGKLPHQTYAARYELEYGSDTLEIHRDAFGNKSRVLIVDDLLATGGTASAAIELVRRLDGEVAGCAFIIELAFLRGRKRLDTPEVFSLMTYAGE from the coding sequence ATGACGGATGCGGAACTCAAGACCTACGTTCGTGACATTCCCGATTTTCCGAAGCCCGGCATCGTCTTCAAGGACATCACGCCACTGCTGGCCTCCGGAGGCGCCCTCCAGGAAGTCGTGGATCGCATTGCCGACCGCTATCGCGGCGCGATCGACATCGTGCTGGGCATCGAATCTCGGGGCTTCATCATCGGCGCGGCAGTGGCCTATCGCCTGGGTCTCGGCTTGGCGCTCGTGCGGAAGCCGGGAAAGCTGCCACACCAGACCTACGCGGCGCGGTACGAACTGGAGTACGGCAGCGATACGCTCGAGATCCATCGGGACGCGTTCGGCAACAAGAGCCGTGTACTCATCGTCGATGATCTTCTGGCAACCGGCGGGACCGCATCGGCCGCGATCGAGCTCGTCCGTCGGCTCGACGGCGAGGTGGCGGGCTGCGCGTTCATCATCGAGCTGGCGTTCCTGCGTGGCCGTAAGCGCCTCGACACTCCCGAGGTGTTCTCACTCATGACGTACGCCGGCGAATAG
- a CDS encoding Coenzyme F420 hydrogenase/dehydrogenase, beta subunit C-terminal domain, which produces MMNEVVAYGSCCECGSCVLVCPHNVIDYVDGKPKQVAKASAPFDYCGISEGIGCDVCAQVCPRLNPREFELADLLYGPDQPYKGAFGVYRRIVAARAVAPEIRERAQDGGVVTAMLRWAFERGVIDGAAVSVADPERPAQPMPKLVTGVDELMTSAGSWYTYCPNNLALADADRLGVEKVAFVGVPCQITPVRKMQLVDASYLVNGRKKEKHIERQSKFLKGYGTRVALSIGLLCTEVFTYEGLMVEKIEKELEIPLTEIKKFNVKGKVLIYKKDGGLVEMKLKTAQEYARPECHHCGDFSAELADISCGGVGAMDWTITILRTARGEELFNRMVAEGIFEVRSMEEFENSMKVLLRLSNRQHVRVPIPPGQDASRVRAA; this is translated from the coding sequence ATGATGAACGAGGTCGTCGCGTACGGTAGCTGTTGCGAATGCGGTTCGTGCGTCCTGGTGTGTCCCCACAACGTCATCGACTACGTTGACGGCAAGCCGAAACAGGTGGCCAAGGCGAGCGCTCCGTTCGACTACTGCGGCATCAGTGAGGGTATCGGCTGCGACGTGTGCGCGCAGGTTTGCCCGCGTCTGAACCCGAGGGAGTTCGAGTTGGCCGATCTGCTCTATGGCCCAGACCAGCCGTACAAGGGCGCTTTCGGCGTGTATCGCCGCATCGTGGCGGCACGGGCCGTGGCGCCGGAGATCAGGGAGCGCGCGCAGGACGGCGGCGTCGTGACGGCGATGTTGCGGTGGGCGTTCGAGCGCGGCGTCATCGACGGAGCGGCGGTTTCCGTCGCCGATCCGGAGCGACCCGCGCAACCCATGCCGAAGCTCGTAACCGGCGTCGATGAACTCATGACGAGCGCCGGGTCCTGGTACACGTATTGTCCGAATAATCTCGCTCTCGCCGACGCCGACCGGCTCGGCGTCGAGAAGGTCGCGTTCGTCGGGGTTCCTTGTCAGATCACGCCCGTTCGGAAGATGCAGCTGGTCGATGCGTCGTATCTCGTCAACGGCCGCAAGAAAGAGAAACACATCGAGCGGCAGAGCAAGTTCCTGAAGGGGTACGGAACGCGCGTGGCCCTCAGCATCGGCCTTCTTTGCACGGAAGTATTCACCTACGAAGGCCTGATGGTCGAGAAGATCGAGAAAGAGCTGGAAATTCCGCTCACCGAGATCAAGAAATTCAACGTCAAGGGCAAGGTCCTGATTTACAAGAAGGACGGCGGCCTCGTGGAGATGAAGCTCAAGACCGCGCAGGAGTACGCACGGCCCGAATGCCACCATTGCGGCGATTTTTCGGCCGAGCTGGCGGACATTTCCTGTGGCGGGGTCGGGGCGATGGACTGGACGATCACCATCTTGCGCACCGCACGCGGCGAGGAACTCTTCAATCGGATGGTGGCCGAAGGGATCTTCGAGGTCCGCTCCATGGAGGAGTTCGAGAACTCCATGAAGGTGCTGCTGCGGTTGAGCAATCGGCAGCACGTTCGCGTGCCGATTCCTCCCGGTCAGGACGCGTCGCGAGTCCGCGCCGCGTGA